Proteins from a single region of Eremothecium gossypii ATCC 10895 chromosome VI, complete sequence:
- the MEF2 gene encoding mitochondrial elongation factor MEF2 (Syntenic homolog of Saccharomyces cerevisiae YJL102W (MEF2)): MPWCNTRLRTCGASPKIFLRRVRCPVLLHNWTIGRVSSVSKMILRFLRSYSKRVDITRVRNIGIIAHIDAGKTTTTERMLYYSGKIKRIGDVDHGDTITDFLPQERSRGITIQSAAISFNWRDNYTVNLIDTPGHADFTFEVIRSLRVLDGCVTILDAVAGVEAQTEKVWKQAAEIPKVCFINKMDRVGAGYSRAVKELIVKLKTRVLLLNTPLFAARDSSADPVFVGVLDAVNGQLLEWDPEDPDKISAKAVDKECAHYEELVSAREALVETLSEVDEKLVEYFLGEADGDYMKVPVEVLNESIRRATLSQYAVPVLCGASFKNIGVQPLLDAVVDYLPSPAEARLPELSNKDLPVQHHLKNGLLVNKNANLCLALAFKVTTDPIRGAMVFIRVYSGVLNSGHTVYNSSTGVKFKLGKLIKMHANVAEDIKSLHPGDIGVLAGANVADHVRTGDTIVAHCTSKDGIRSFKKAELALRIHPIDIPPPVFSAAVEPRTLGNKKAMDESLTQLTREDPSLVIVRDEETGQTVMNGMGELHLEIAADRLLNEFKAPVRVGKVAVSYKETINTATETKHSETDDGYSFELEVRQYNEEDKVLFSNGWYPLGSDNNYLVIDPNPRFNEDNWPFPLKYEAFVNSIISCCIVALQRGGKTAGFPLHSCVIHVKRWRLPLDCAAAASILLTVRPLIISALTSLPTSAFSILEPIMNVEVTVQQQDLGSVVQDLTGARKANILSIDDEHHWADAAVTDKDVHLFHDIAEKQYLPPDSTVFQAKLNKEGQTGKIVKAHVPLKEMVSYMNKLRMLTKGRGSFHMSYLGMERASSDRVDGILEDADL; this comes from the coding sequence ATGCCTTGGTGCAATACTAGGTTAAGAACGTGTGGTGCCAGCCCAAAAATTTTTCTAAGAAGGGTGAGATGCCCAGTGCTACTTCACAACTGGACCATAGGCAGAGTGTCTTCAGTGTCCAAAATGATCCTCAGGTTTCTGCGAAGCTACTCCAAAAGGGTGGATATCACTAGGGTTCGCAATATTGGCATTATTGCACACATTGATGCGGGAAAGACGACAACGACAGAACGAATGCTGTACTACAGCGGTAAAATCAAACGAATTGGCGATGTTGACCACGGTGACACAATAACGGACTTCCTGCCGCAGGAACGGTCGCGGGGAATAACCATTCAGAGCGCCGCCATCTCATTCAATTGGCGGGACAACTACACCGTGAACTTGATCGACACTCCGGGACATGCAGACTTCACGTTTGAGGTCATCCGGTCGCTGCGTGTTCTGGACGGCTGTGTGACGATCCTCGACGCGGTGGCCGGCGTTGAGGCGCAGACGGAGAAGGTGTGGAAGCAGGCGGCAGAAATCCCGAAGGTGTGCTTCATCAACAAGATGGATCGAGTCGGTGCAGGCTACAGCAGGGCTGTCAAGGAGCTCATTGTCAAGCTGAAGACACGGGTGCTGCTTTTGAACACCCCGCTGTTTGCCGCTAGAGATTCCAGCGCCGACCCGGTTTTCGTGGGGGTGCTGGACGCTGTGAATGGGCAGCTACTGGAGTGGGACCCGGAGGACCCGGACAAGATCAGTGCAAAAGCAGTTGACAAGGAGTGCGCCCATTACGAGGAGCTAGTGAGCGCGCGGGAGGCATTGGTGGAGACTTTGAGCGAGGTGGACGAAAAACTCGTGGAGTATTTCCTTGGCGAAGCGGACGGCGACTACATGAAAGTGCCTGTAGAAGTGCTCAACGAGAGCATCCGGCGCGCAACACTGTCGCAGTATGCGGTTCCTGTTCTTTGTGGGGCCTCATTCAAGAATATTGGAGTACAACCCTTGCTAGACGCTGTGGTGGATTACTTGCCCTCTCCGGCAGAGGCACGACTTCCAGAGTTAAGCAATAAGGACCTACCGGTACAGCACCATCTGAAGAACGGTCTGCTTGTCAATAAGAACGCAAATCTATGCCTGGCGTTAGCTTTCAAGGTGACGACAGACCCTATTCGGGGAGCCATGGTGTTTATTAGAGTCTACTCCGGGGTATTGAACAGTGGACATACTGTTTATAACTCCAGTACAGGTGTTAAGTTTAAACTGGGAAAGCTGATCAAGATGCACGCTAATGTGGCAGAGGATATCAAGAGTCTTCATCCCGGTGATATCGGTGTGCTTGCGGGTGCCAACGTGGCGGACCACGTTAGAACTGGTGACACCATTGTCGCGCATTGTACCTCTAAAGATGGAATTCGCTCTTTCAAAAAGGCCGAACTAGCACTTCGGATACACCCGATCGATATACCACCACCTGTCTTTAGTGCCGCTGTAGAACCGAGAACTCTTGGGAACAAAAAGGCTATGGATGAATCCTTGACGCAGCTAACGAGAGAGGATCCGTCGCTGGTAATCGTGAGGGATGAGGAGACTGGTCAGACAGTGATGAATGGGATGGGGGAATTGCACCTGGAAATAGCAGCGGACCGGCTGCTCAATGAATTTAAGGCGCCTGTAAGAGTAGGCAAGGTAGCAGTTTCATACAAGGAAACCATTAATACTGCTACAGAGACGAAGCACTCTGAAACAGATGATGGATATTCGTTCGAACTCGAAGTTCGGCAATACAATGAAGAAGATAAAGTACTATTCAGTAACGGATGGTACCCCTTGGGAAGCGATAATAACTATCTTGTCATAGATCCAAACCCACGCTTTAACGAAGACAATTGGCCATTTCCATTGAAATATGAGGCATTCGTGAACTCTATCATCTCGTGTTGCATAGTGGCTTTGCAAAGAGGTGGTAAAACCGCAGGCTTTCCTCTACACTCGTGTGTGATTCATGTTAAACGCTGGCGGCTACCGCTAGActgcgcagcagctgcatcCATTCTGCTGACTGTGCGTCCTTTAATCATATCAGCACTGACGAGTTTACCAACTTCGGCGTTCTCCATATTGGAGCCAATAATGAATGTGGAGGTTACCGTTCAACAACAAGACCTAGGCTCAGTTGTACAAGATCTGACGGGTGCCCGTAAAGCCAATATTCTATCCATTGACGACGAGCACCACTGGGCAGATGCTGCGGTGACAGATAAGGATGTTCATCTATTCCACGACATCGCAGAGAAACAGTACCTACCTCCAGATTCCACCGTTTTCCAGGCAAAATTAAATAAAGAGGGACAGACGGGTAAAATTGTCAAGGCGCATGTTCCTTTGAAGGAGATGGTCTCATACATGAACAAGCTACGTATGTTGACTAAAGGAAGAGGTAGTTTCCATATGAGTTATTTGGGCATGGAACGCGCTAGCAGCGATAGGGTGGATGGTATCCTAGAAGATGCGGATTTGTAG
- the GCN3 gene encoding translation initiation factor eIF2B subunit alpha (Syntenic homolog of Saccharomyces cerevisiae YKR026C (GCN3)), with amino-acid sequence MTAEFNITKTYLKFLDDDNEMTMPIAAIEALVTMLKVKNPSTSAEMINAVKSSTLELTTSIPNSISLQAGCDIFMRFVLRNTHLYGDWESCKQHLVENGQLFVSRAKRSRDKIAKIGVDFITDDDIILVHGFSRAVFSLLSYTAEKLIRFRCVVTEARPSGQGKQLYDLLHAKGIPVTMIVDSAVGSIIHKIDKVLVGAEGVAESGGIINLVGTYTVGVLAKNARKPFYVVSESHKFVRMFPLSPDDLPMERDPLDFSRSDESEQLLSPSIDYTSHEHITALITDLGVLTPSAVSEELIKMWYD; translated from the coding sequence ATGACTGCTGAGTTTAATATCACCAAAACATATCTTAAGTTCTTAGATGATGATAATGAGATGACTATGCCCATTGCGGCCATTGAGGCACTTGTGACAATGCTTAAAGTGAAAAATCCGAGCACTTCTGCAGAGATGATTAATGCTGTAAAGTCGTCGACTTTAGAGCTGACGACATCGATTCCGAACTCCATATCGCTGCAGGCGGGATGTGACATATTCATGCGGTTTGTGCTGCGGAACACACACTTATATGGAGACTGGGAGAGTTGCAAGCAGCACCTGGTTGAGAATGGACAGCTCTTCGTGTCCCGGGCCAAGCGGTCCAGAGACAAGATAGCAAAGATTGGAGTGGACTTCATTACAGACGACGACATTATCCTGGTACATGGGTTTTCGCGGGCGGTGTTCTCGCTGCTGAGCTACACGGCTGAGAAGCTGATTCGCTTCCGGTGTGTCGTGACCGAGGCACGGCCCTCCGGGCAGGGCAAGCAGCTGTATGACCTGCTGCACGCAAAGGGCATCCCGGTGACGATGATCGTGGACAGCGCGGTGGGGTCCATCATACACAAAATCGACAAGGTGCTGGTTGGCGCGGAGGGCGTGGCCGAGTCCGGCGGCATCATAAATCTCGTGGGGACGTACACGGTAGGGGTCCTCGCCAAGAACGCACGCAAGCCATTCTACGTGGTAAGCGAATCGCACAAGTTTGTAAGGATGTTCCCGCTTTCCCCCGACGACTTGCCCATGGAGCGTGACCCGCTGGACTTCTCGCGCAGCGACGAGTCAGAGCAGCTGCTAAGCCCGTCCATCGACTACACCTCGCACGAGCACATTACCGCGCTGATCACAGACCTGGGCGTGCTGACGCCCAGCGCGGTTTCCGAAGAGCTGATCAAAATGTGGTACGACTAA
- the CHS6 gene encoding Chs6p (Syntenic homolog of Saccharomyces cerevisiae YJL099W (CHS6) and YKR027W (BCH2)) yields the protein MSIWQWRSTSAHSASMGSQVSLHDSSVDRSHSGTPEAGRRYNTLEHPRIIERHFGEAVRARWKLLRKLSGSGQLDVGPPDLVHVTGYDRYHQVQIGEHHYITGLDVSSEAMPIAYMNTLRLGRKHTEDEDDLVCTFCTVNLFSKVDVRIRFESERAFQVYAVDCGSDEQVQMSDGLWEETFVSGCIRSMVINSDRRRKVPGLIEYPIGAENGRSYSENVVFLLCKYLPRAKDTGVDLTVHTSVTSLQNYLADALLKFLSINPGLFTYAIECLQQLIEGDPANDFIYRLMQAKVAICSNSNELKAVQFLNSTVTRFLPNIAALHNRDLQNAIDLLNVQVGFLLQKEDYEFALPLAQKATSLVHDNFLSWEQLATCYIGLGQYDEALLAINCMPRLAQGTPGYAASMIDLIDSNYYKRPMSLGPTSDLYSVETNYISHSVPHSNHLALQTMIYGRTVMSRPSTAAGCIEEIWNGPCMKLGPIYGPDSFNLLAFVSPSENNAIKDRGVLQRNSSSTRLSGGDERVYSLLMDIVARIGWNRFLDIRARIFVMRSEHSTSPTVVPELKQKRLCEKWLDELFLNLYEDLRVSANSPLHTQDLQNSGLEWQLLGLTLLRTRYMDEAVACLRTSILVRFDVISAHKLLHLFLDGSLTTLDTDVILRLVVANAAYAARFYDWCQTLTILVLRRFCEVHPKDVIRSRIHGLYPPDTGILPLIDRFLDRLDFI from the coding sequence ATGTCGATCTGGCAATGGAGGAGTACGAGTGCACACTCTGCGAGCATGGGATCGCAGGTATCCCTGCATGATAGCTCAGTGGACCGCTCGCACTCCGGGACGCCAGAAGCAGGGCGGCGTTATAACACTCTGGAGCATCCGCGAATAATTGAGAGGCATTTCGGAGAGGCGGTAAGGGCACGATGGAAGCTACTGCGGAAGCTCTCCGGGAGCGGACAGCTGGATGTGGGGCCTCCGGATTTGGTGCATGTGACAGGATATGACAGATACCACCAGGTGCAGATTGGGGAACACCACTACATTACGGGTCTAGACGTATCCAGCGAGGCGATGCCTATCGCGTACATGAACACGCTTCGGCTGGGGCGAAAACATACAGAGGACGAAGACGACCTGGTCTGCACGTTCTGCACAGTGAACCTGTTCTCGAAGGTGGACGTGCGGATCCGGTTTGAGTCGGAGCGGGCGTTTCAGGTGTACGCGGTTGACTGCGGTTCCGATGAGCAGGTTCAGATGAGCGACGGCTTGTGGGAGGAGACTTTTGTGAGCGGGTGCATTCGGAGTATGGTGATCAACAGCGACCGCCGGCGCAAGGTCCCCGGGCTGATAGAGTACCCAATTGGGGCGGAGAACGGCAGAAGCTACTCCGAAAACGTGGTATTTTTGCTCTGCAAGTATTTGCCGCGCGCCAAGGACACGGGCGTCGACCTCACAGTGCACACGTCTGTGACGAGTCTGCAGAACTACCTGGCCGATGCGCTACTGAAGTTCTTATCTATCAACCCCGGATTGTTCACATACGCTATTGAATGTTTGCAGCAATTGATAGAAGGCGATCCAGCGAACGATTTTATTTATAGACTGATGCAGGCAAAAGTTGCAATATGCAGCAATTCAAATGAACTTAAAGCGGTCCAGTTTCTGAACAGCACGGTTACTCGCTTTCTTCCGAACATAGCGGCCCTCCACAACAGAGACCTGCAGAACGCCATCGACTTATTGAACGTGCAGGTCGGGTTCCTACTACAGAAGGAAGACTACGAGTTTGCCCTTCCCTTGGCTCAGAAAGCGACGTCTCTTGTGCATGATAACTTCCTTTCTTGGGAGCAACTAGCGACATGTTACATCGGGCTTGGACAGTATGATGAAGCCTTACTAGCGATCAATTGCATGCCACGCTTAGCTCAAGGTACTCCTGGCTACGCAGCATCCATGATAGACCTAATTGACTCCAATTACTACAAGAGACCGATGAGCCTAGGGCCAACTTCTGATCTCTATTCCGTTGAGACCAATTATATATCTCACTCTGTTCCACATTCCAACCACTTGGCTCTGCAGACGATGATATATGGCCGAACGGTTATGTCAAGACCGTCTACAGCTGCAGGATGCATAGAGGAAATCTGGAACGGGCCCTGCATGAAGTTGGGCCCGATATATGGCCCGGATAGCTTCAACTTACTGGCATTTGTGTCTCCGAGTGAGAATAACGCTATCAAGGACCGTGGCGTCCTCCAACGAAATTCTAGTTCGACTCGCCTGTCCGGCGGGGATGAGCGTGTTTACAGCTTGCTCATGGATATTGTCGCACGTATCGGCTGGAACCGCTTCCTCGACATTCGTGCACGCATTTTCGTCATGCGCAGCGAGCACTCCACAAGTCCGACAGTGGTGCCTGAACTTAAGCAGAAACGCCTCTGCGAAAAATGGCTTGATGAGCTCTTTCTCAACTTATATGAAGACTTACGTGTCTCTGCCAACTCCCCACTCCACACACAGGATCTTCAGAACAGTGGACTTGAGTGGCAGCTACTCGGCTTGACCCTTCTGCGCACCCGCTACATGGACGAGGCTGTTGCTTGTTTGCGGACTAGCATTCTCGTGCGCTTTGATGTTATATCTGCTCACAAGCTTCTGCACCTCTTCCTCGACGGTAGTCTTACTACCCTAGATACTGATGTTATCTTGCGTCTTGTTGTCGCCAATGCGGCCTACGCTGCACGTTTCTATGACTGGTGTCAGACACTGACAATCCTCGTCTTACGTCGCTTCTGCGAAGTACATCCGAAGGATGTCATCCGCAGTCGCATCCACGGGCTCTATCCTCCAGACACTGGCATCCTACCGCTCATAGACAGGTTCTTAGACCGGCTAGACTTCATATGA
- the LSB6 gene encoding 1-phosphatidylinositol 4-kinase LSB6 (Syntenic homolog of Saccharomyces cerevisiae YJL100W (LSB6)) has protein sequence METAQADHLGVRNGLVTECSYDWLRFQDEEQERLVSAQARSRQPSFLSMDTWSRKSLIGRLWNDGMGLLHGARERATPRYEIEYSVFQPASAGAAAEGADEACGLEHFRCVVSECVEAIKDAGIDLQRIASGSSGSYFAYGTDGSVLGVFKPKDEEPYGPLSPKWTKWLHRTFFPCFFGRSCLIPNLGYLCEAAASLLDRRLRTNLVPWTDTVVLESMNFYDSRDKWFCGWNRRAQRKIGSFQLFLDGYVGADVFLQRYPLPGTYTYSLSAARSGADGGGFSWTDSTLHQLRVQLEKLIILDYIMRNTDRGLDNWMIKVCEVDGAWQLRLAAIDNGLSFPWKHPDEWRSYPYGWLYLPLDIINQPFTRETREHFLPILRSVGWWETSYLEFHGLFSRDTEFKERMWKKQWAVLKGQAFNVLETLKHPGQGPLELVRRTRCLVFDDILHVPAQNPPLNIIRSAINDELPVASSPMILSSVPEGSILVDFAQFPDRKAQDDHERQSIQEDPSQVLLPDMPSSRYIATKQVIVERLQLCNSKPPTFTWC, from the coding sequence ATGGAGACGGCACAGGCAGACCATTTGGGGGTGCGCAACGGGCTGGTCACTGAGTGCAGCTACGACTGGCTGCGGTTCCAGGacgaggagcaggagcgGCTTGTGTCGGCGCAGGCGCGGTCGCGCCAGCCGTCATTCCTGTCAATGGACACCTGGTCGCGCAAGTCGCTGATCGGGCGGCTATGGAACGACGGGATGGGGCTTCTGCACGGCGCGCGGGAGCGGGCGACGCCGCGGTACGAGATCGAGTACTCCGTGTTCCAGCCGGCGTCTGCCGGGGCCGCGGCGGAGGGCGCGGACGAGGCATGCGGACTGGAGCATTTCCGGTGCGTGGTGTCGGAGTGCGTGGAGGCGATCAAGGACGCGGGGATCGACCTGCAGCGGATCGCGAGCGGGTCGAGCGGGTCGTACTTTGCATACGGGACGGACGGGAGCGTACTGGGGGTATTTAAGCCCAAGGACGAGGAGCCGTACGGCCCGCTGTCGCCCAAATGGACCAAGTGGCTCCACCGGACGTTCTTCCCGTGCTTCTTCGGGCGGTCGTGCCTGATCCCGAACCTGGGCTACCTGTGCGAGGCAGCTGCGTCGCTGCTGGATCGGCGGCTGCGCACGAACCTGGTGCCGTGGACGGACACGGTGGTGCTGGAGTCGATGAACTTCTACGACTCGCGCGACAAGTGGTTCTGCGGCTGGAaccgccgcgcgcagcgcaaAATCGGCTCCTTCCAGCTGTTTCTCGACGGCTACGTCGGCGCAGACGTCTTCCTGCAGCGCTACCCGCTGCCGGGCACGTACACTTACTCGCTGTCAGCGGCCCGCTCGGGCGCCGACGGTGGAGGTTTCTCGTGGACCGACTCCAcgctgcaccagctgcgCGTGCAGCTGGAGAAGCTCATTATCCTGGATTACATCATGCGGAACACGGACCGCGGCCTGGACAACTGGATGATCAAGGTCTGCGAGGTTGACGGCGCCTGGCAGCTACGCCTGGCGGCTATCGACAACGGCCTCTCGTTCCCCTGGAAACACCCCGACGAGTGGCGCTCCTACCCCTACGGCTGGCTATACCTGCCCCTGGACATCATCAACCAGCCTTTCACGCGCGAGACGCGCGAGCACTTCCTGCCCATCCTGCGCAGCGTGGGCTGGTGGGAAACATCCTACCTTGAGTTCCACGGGCTCTTCAGTCGCGACACCGAGTTCAAGGAGCGCATGTGGAAGAAACAGTGGGCAGTGCTCAAAGGCCAGGCCTTCAACGTCCTCGAGACGCTCAAGCATCCCGGCCAGGGGCCACTGGAGCTGGTGCGCCGCACCCGCTGCCTTGTGTTCGACGACATCTTGCACGTGCCGGCGCAGAACCCGCCGCTGAACATCATCCGCTCCGCCATCAATGACGAGCTGCCGGTTGCCTCATCGCCCATGATCCTCTCATCCGTCCCCGAGGGGAGTATTCTGGTCGACTTTGCGCAGTTTCCGGATCGTAAGGCCCAGGATGACCATGAACGCCAGTCGATTCAAGAAGACCCGTCGCAGGTCCTACTGCCCGACATGCCAAGCAGCCGGTACATAGCCACTAAGCAGGTCATTGTTGAGCGGTTGCAGCTATGCAACAGCAAACCACCGACCTTTACATGGTGCTGA
- the GSH1 gene encoding glutamate--cysteine ligase (Syntenic homolog of Saccharomyces cerevisiae YJL101C (GSH1)), whose translation MGLLTVGTPLPWEDSRPHIEHVKRNGVEQLLHVLRAAYERNGDPLMWGDEIEYMLYRFRKAQNDVVLSVEHDGVIEELEEKYGATCAECNVSFHPEYGRYMVEATPRRPYRGLAVAEVERNMAARRHLLGMALAQTEVVPLSTTVFARMGCEDFVDLPEPWAHKNSVSRSLYLPDEIINRHTRFPTLTANIRLRRGEKVCINVPMFKDEHTPAHDDTVYERAWFSQEDRESLPASRPGHIYMDSMGFGMGCSCLQLTFSAPNVTMARYIYDSMVPLSPIMLALSAASPFFKGWLAEHDVRWNVIAGAVDDRTPYERNAVPLLPDGSLYGGIESGKTSETQRLIKSRYSVVDLYLGGNKFFSPELNNVPVAINNTVYNRLLENEIFPVDENLARHFAHLFVRDPLVIFNESLDQYNDSDMGHFENIQSTNWQTVRFKPPTQDATPGNMSVPGWRVEFRPMEVQLNDFENAAFANFVYLLVECMVEFKDDINAYVPMNLVWENMDIAHQRDSVNRRLFYWKNGFSSDIEYDTELYTMDEIFHNKENGLFPQFIDRILRRKGYVKKHWNELINSSGDLPDRRRLYYYLKLVSDRAKGELPTSASYLRHFVVTHPEYARDSRISKRIAHDLMQSSLRITNLDNSADDIIRYFGLEIGSYLLENGL comes from the coding sequence ATGGGACTGCTAACAGTTGGAACGCCGTTGCCGTGGGAGGATTCGCGCCCCCATATCGAACATGTCAAGCGCAACGGAGTTGAGCAGCTCCTGCATGTGCTGCGCGCAGCGTACGAGCGGAACGGCGATCCGCTGATGTGGGGGGATGAGATCGAGTACATGCTTTACCGGTTCCGCAAGGCGCAGAATGACGTGGTGCTGAGCGTGGAGCACGACGGGGTGatcgaggagctggaggagaaGTACGGCGCGACGTGCGCAGAGTGCAACGTGAGCTTCCACCCGGAGTACGGGAGGTACATGGTGGAGGCGACGCCGCGGCGGCCATACCGCGGGCTCGCGGTGGCGGAGGTGGAACGGAACATGGCCGCACGGCGGCACCTGCTGGGAatggcgctggcgcagacGGAGGTGGTGCCGCTGTCGACCACGGTGTTCGCGCGCATGGGGTGCGAGGACTTCGTGGACCTGCCGGAGCCGTGGGCGCACAAGAACTCGGTCAGCAGGTCGCTCTACCTCCCGGATGAGATCATCAACCGCCACACGCGCTTCCCGACGCTGACGGCGAACATTCGCCTGCGGCGCGGCGAGAAAGTGTGTATAAACGTGCCCATGTTCAAGGATGAACACACGCCGGCGCACGACGACACAGTGTACGAGCGCGCCTGGTTTTCCCAGGAGGACCGCGAGTCGCTGCCGGCGAGCCGTCCGGGACACATCTACATGGATTCCATGGGGTTCGGCATGGGCTGCTCCTGTCTGCAACTGACATTCTCTGCCCCCAATGTCACGATGGCGCGGTACATCTACGACAGCATGGTGCCGCTGTCACCCATCATGCTTGCGTTGTCCGCAGCCTCTCCGTTTTTCAAGGGATGGTTAGCGGAACATGATGTACGCTGGAATGTAATTGCCGGTGCGGTTGACGACCGCACGCCTTATGAGCGAAACGCCGTGCCATTGCTTCCGGACGGGTCGCTCTACGGTGGCATTGAGTCCGGAAAGACATCAGAAACCCAGCGGCTGATCAAATCCCGTTACAGCGTCGTCGACTTGTATCTGGGTGGGAATAAGTTCTTCTCGCCGGAATTGAACAATGTCCCCGTCGCGATCAATAACACCGTCTACAACCGACTACTGGAAAACGAGATCTTCCCTGTTGATGAAAATCTAGCGCGGCATTTTGCGCACCTCTTTGTGCGTGATCCGCTAGTCATTTTCAATGAATCTCTCGACCAGTACAATGACTCAGATATGGGTCACTTCGAGAACATACAGTCGACCAACTGGCAAACAGTCCGGTTCAAGCCGCCGACTCAGGATGCCACGCCGGGAAATATGTCTGTTCCCGGCTGGAGAGTGGAGTTCAGGCCGATGGAAGTCCAGTTAAACGACTTTGAGAATGCTGCGTTCGCAAACTTTGTCTATCTACTTGTGGAATGCATGGTCGAGTTTAAGGACGACATTAATGCCTATGTTCCGATGAACCTTGTCTGGGAGAACATGGACATTGCTCATCAGCGTGATAGTGTTAATAGAAGGCTCTTCTACTGGAAGAATGGCTTCTCCTCAGACATCGAGTATGATACTGAACTTTACACCATGGACGAGATATTCCACAACAAGGAGAATGGACTCTTTCCTCAATTCATTGACCGTATTTTGAGACGCAAGGGATATGTTAAAAAACACTGGAATGAATTGATCAATTCCTCCGGTGATCTGCCGGACCGCCGCAGGCTGTACTACTACCTGAAGCTAGTCTCGGATAGAGCAAAGGGCGAACTACCTACTTCAGCCTCATATCTGCGCCACTTTGTGGTGACACACCCAGAATATGCTCGTGATTCAAGAATAAGCAAGCGAATTGCACACGACTTGATGCAGTCGTCTCTGAGAATCACGAACCTGGACAACAGTGCAGATGATATCATAAGGTATTTCGGCCTCGAGATTGGTAGCTACCTGTTAGAGAATGGGCTCTGA